In Spirochaetota bacterium, a single genomic region encodes these proteins:
- a CDS encoding PAS domain-containing protein, with translation MLDQLTPEQVKAIFETVPMEITVIDAKDEVAGWNQHDKRLFKRPHSSMGVNFRECHPKESLHKVEQIVGEMKAGKRDKARFYIDMTVKDGSKHKILIEFFALRDETGKYLGCMECTQDVESIRAISGEQRLLQ, from the coding sequence ATGCTCGACCAATTAACGCCCGAACAGGTGAAAGCGATATTCGAAACGGTCCCGATGGAGATAACCGTCATCGATGCGAAGGACGAGGTCGCCGGATGGAATCAGCACGACAAACGCCTTTTCAAGCGTCCGCATTCGTCCATGGGCGTGAATTTCCGCGAATGCCATCCGAAGGAAAGTCTCCACAAGGTAGAACAGATCGTCGGCGAGATGAAAGCGGGTAAGCGGGATAAAGCGCGGTTCTATATCGATATGACGGTAAAGGACGGATCGAAGCATAAGATACTCATCGAATTTTTCGCGCTCCGCGATGAGACGGGGAAATACCTCGGCTGCATGGAATGCACGCAGGATGTCGAATCGATACGCGCGATCTCCGGAGAACAGCGCCTCCTGCAGTAA
- a CDS encoding DUF559 domain-containing protein, giving the protein MLRGSTVTARRLRAEQTSAERELWKHLRGRKLGGMKFTRQHTIRYIDDGKAYYFIADFYCAQCKLCVEIDGSIHKAQEEYDRMRSSIMRNFGIRTIRFSNEEVIHNSSEVLKKINDISSSPLPLSHFPVREGKGLGDGVSVPSGKTALNAMIAFSFLILSCAPGTQSLRTSMPKLKIDPKSIKEIPGHLDLAKLKVIYEDGEFIKWIDEKGRTNISFEPQKYIPKQVKLDEDKFCQVLGTNGNVYEWPDFTSKIIDQVNSNEIIKVVEEYKYFTKVNTTRNIEGWIERSVMNDYLLKKTANANFSVVRESDYLVIRNKDGAVIKKEFMRETVTKSVASISDVKLIYTTYDPLMYQSVQDKLPGVFQTNKISSVKVDISRTQALSKLTYSYNIAIQFLDVNKREVFQDLFSGIMNASGERMISINGVIEGASSYYYNGYVYNMLSVELSWTPPEGRIPTDGRPLDWCMIYRNGMLIFSGQDSAEYSYSYIPNIQMALITHKTDITEDFIFDPIKKIKIYAVTNISLSQSQLYYAIKYDKSGNIYRHDVKVRIDKDGAALNESIKTNFLFNVYSNGYRK; this is encoded by the coding sequence ATGCTAAGAGGATCTACGGTAACAGCACGTCGATTACGTGCTGAACAGACTTCCGCTGAAAGGGAATTGTGGAAACATCTACGCGGCAGAAAACTCGGCGGGATGAAGTTCACTCGTCAGCATACGATTCGGTATATTGATGACGGGAAGGCGTATTACTTTATTGCCGATTTTTATTGCGCTCAATGCAAGTTGTGTGTTGAGATAGACGGTTCGATCCATAAAGCCCAAGAGGAGTATGACCGTATGCGAAGCTCGATCATGCGTAATTTCGGCATTCGTACCATTCGCTTTTCGAATGAGGAGGTAATACATAACAGCAGTGAAGTATTGAAAAAGATCAACGATATTTCTTCTTCTCCCCTTCCCCTCTCTCACTTCCCTGTGAGAGAGGGGAAGGGGCTGGGGGATGGGGTGAGTGTGCCCAGCGGAAAAACAGCATTGAACGCGATGATCGCATTTTCCTTCCTCATCCTCTCCTGCGCCCCCGGCACCCAATCCCTACGAACCAGCATGCCGAAGCTGAAGATAGACCCTAAGAGCATCAAGGAAATCCCCGGCCACCTTGACTTGGCGAAACTTAAGGTGATATACGAAGACGGCGAGTTTATAAAGTGGATCGATGAAAAAGGGCGGACGAATATTTCGTTTGAACCACAAAAATACATCCCTAAACAGGTCAAATTAGATGAGGATAAATTTTGTCAGGTGTTAGGTACAAATGGAAATGTATACGAATGGCCTGATTTCACGAGTAAAATAATTGATCAAGTAAATAGCAATGAAATCATCAAAGTTGTCGAGGAATACAAATATTTTACAAAAGTTAACACGACTCGGAATATTGAGGGCTGGATCGAACGCTCCGTTATGAACGATTATTTGCTTAAAAAAACCGCAAATGCTAATTTCAGCGTTGTCAGGGAGAGTGATTATCTTGTTATACGAAACAAGGATGGTGCTGTCATAAAAAAAGAATTTATGCGTGAAACCGTAACAAAAAGCGTTGCCAGCATTTCTGATGTTAAATTGATTTACACCACCTATGATCCGCTTATGTATCAATCTGTTCAGGACAAACTCCCTGGCGTATTTCAAACCAATAAGATAAGCTCTGTAAAAGTTGATATATCTCGAACGCAAGCACTAAGCAAGCTTACCTATAGCTATAATATTGCCATCCAATTTCTCGACGTAAACAAAAGAGAGGTGTTTCAGGACTTGTTTTCAGGTATAATGAATGCATCGGGTGAACGAATGATCTCAATCAATGGTGTAATTGAAGGAGCGTCTTCTTACTACTATAATGGCTACGTTTATAACATGTTATCTGTAGAGCTTTCCTGGACGCCTCCGGAGGGACGCATACCTACCGATGGAAGACCATTGGATTGGTGTATGATTTATCGCAATGGGATGTTAATATTCTCCGGCCAAGACTCTGCGGAATATAGCTATTCCTATATTCCAAATATACAAATGGCATTGATAACGCACAAGACAGACATTACTGAAGATTTTATATTTGATCCAATCAAAAAAATAAAAATCTATGCCGTGACCAATATTTCTCTGTCGCAATCACAGTTGTATTACGCAATTAAATATGATAAATCAGGTAACATTTATCGCCATGATGTGAAAGTGAGAATAGATAAAGATGGTGCAGCGTTAAACGAGTCCATAAAAACAAATTTTCTGTTTAATGTATACAGCAATGGATACAGAAAATGA
- a CDS encoding ADP-ribosylglycohydrolase family protein has translation MKKISDQERIVGCIKGKAIGGTLGTPLEGKMVLMNHTFYDPIPTGILPNDDFDLQLLFLEAVENAGGIVDSSILARWWIEKVQFPWDEYGVANLNIRRGFVPPLTGFYDNPFRNCMGSPIRSELWAMLAPRRPALAAYFAMQDAMVDHYLEGMAGEMFFAAFESAAFEDKYTIDELIAIGLSYTPKKSQTYAAVRFALDTYRTCEWPALREKILEKFGHPNFTEAPQNIAFTIIGLLYYPNDFDKALLSTANCGYDTDCTAATIGAMWGVMRGDNFPQRWLTPIGENMLASHGVTDMSVATTINTIADQVSRVRMLVEKRYAKMTDAALKKAIQAALDKPTMVKIDRNSDITIDYGKSPVLSGTKKIPFTGGVKAAFAKYPFTAKVVKKTIIVGIDKKAPFVPTHAKITVETRTGEQYEFGLVTPHELSIGYYDSPEGFADIAKRSIDDLTAEKKLAPFTLEDRSLLLKDLKDSPWIHLVGYFHLGSYAKYRLAPFCECPMISFIDGEQSHRADEGRACIPAPHRGGGAMMHDRELKGGWHRWDIFLNKAKPIRGGEVCITISDAYTKMLTDFRFQRKPCGVYKY, from the coding sequence ATGAAAAAGATATCCGACCAGGAACGCATCGTCGGCTGCATCAAGGGCAAGGCCATCGGGGGTACGCTCGGCACCCCGCTTGAGGGCAAGATGGTGCTTATGAACCATACGTTCTACGACCCCATACCCACGGGCATTCTGCCCAATGACGATTTCGACCTCCAGCTCCTTTTTCTGGAAGCGGTGGAGAACGCCGGCGGTATAGTCGATTCGAGCATACTCGCCCGCTGGTGGATAGAGAAGGTGCAATTCCCCTGGGATGAATACGGTGTCGCCAATCTCAATATTCGCCGCGGCTTCGTCCCGCCGCTCACCGGCTTTTATGATAACCCGTTCCGCAACTGCATGGGAAGCCCCATACGGAGCGAACTGTGGGCAATGCTCGCCCCGCGCCGCCCGGCGCTTGCCGCATATTTCGCCATGCAGGACGCCATGGTCGATCACTACCTCGAAGGAATGGCGGGAGAGATGTTCTTCGCCGCGTTCGAATCGGCGGCGTTCGAGGATAAGTACACGATCGATGAGCTTATCGCTATCGGCCTTTCGTACACGCCGAAAAAAAGTCAGACCTATGCCGCGGTGCGCTTTGCGCTTGATACGTACAGGACCTGTGAATGGCCCGCCCTCCGCGAGAAGATACTCGAGAAGTTCGGTCATCCCAATTTCACGGAAGCCCCGCAGAACATAGCGTTCACTATCATCGGTCTTCTCTACTATCCGAACGACTTCGACAAGGCACTCCTCTCCACCGCGAACTGCGGCTACGATACTGACTGCACGGCGGCCACCATCGGTGCCATGTGGGGCGTCATGCGCGGTGATAATTTCCCCCAGCGCTGGCTTACGCCGATAGGCGAGAACATGCTCGCGAGCCACGGCGTCACCGACATGAGCGTGGCCACCACCATAAACACCATCGCCGATCAGGTGAGCCGTGTACGCATGCTCGTTGAGAAACGGTACGCAAAGATGACCGACGCCGCGCTTAAGAAAGCGATACAAGCCGCGCTCGACAAGCCCACGATGGTGAAGATAGACCGCAACTCGGACATCACCATCGACTACGGCAAATCGCCCGTACTTTCCGGCACGAAGAAGATACCGTTCACCGGTGGCGTGAAGGCGGCGTTCGCGAAATATCCGTTCACGGCGAAGGTCGTGAAGAAGACCATCATCGTCGGCATTGACAAGAAAGCACCGTTCGTTCCAACACATGCGAAGATAACCGTAGAGACGCGGACGGGCGAGCAGTACGAATTCGGTCTCGTCACACCGCATGAACTGTCCATCGGCTATTACGATTCACCGGAAGGTTTCGCCGATATCGCCAAGCGTTCCATCGACGATCTTACCGCGGAAAAGAAACTCGCGCCGTTCACGCTGGAAGACCGCTCACTCCTCCTTAAGGACTTGAAGGATTCACCCTGGATACATCTCGTGGGATATTTCCATCTCGGGAGCTATGCGAAGTATCGGCTCGCGCCGTTCTGCGAGTGCCCGATGATAAGCTTCATCGACGGCGAGCAGTCGCATCGCGCGGACGAGGGACGTGCCTGCATACCCGCACCCCATCGCGGCGGCGGGGCCATGATGCATGACCGGGAGCTAAAGGGCGGCTGGCATCGCTGGGATATTTTCCTCAACAAGGCGAAACCCATTCGCGGCGGCGAGGTGTGCATAACGATAAGCGACGCGTACACGAAGATGCTCACCGATTTCCGCTTCCAGCGCAAGCCATGCGGGGTGTATAAGTACTAG